A section of the Deltaproteobacteria bacterium genome encodes:
- a CDS encoding transferase, whose product MNALDRLVNRIIDRVNVNLREPGFDVGPYVRGVIPWAKVSRFYAFYGLTFHHPIHFHFEHSSIAGSYFLGKCIVDHSVLYKSDIRGDELKARGDVFKHSGLEIPLHDDEVIRIKDSYLVKNLVHNHSHDPECPEEFLIQNIVSLHYANIHGSPVEGSFLGPFSTVDLTTLHDCVIGTFAYVQAGELAHQFIPDGRIWIRYGDDFDFTYQFPEDVLQRYVRLKPGEPPKGVFMDFVEKRKQDFEQVFELVRCKPAIAVPRGAALSRYAVVKGQTRISENVLVAQRAYLEDAWLGVGSNAQENCYIIRSILEGKNITAHGGKIINAQLGEGVFVGFNAFLHGTPECSLGIGKGSIVMPHTIIDLKEPLEIPPDHLIWGYIQDAKDLAGHSIPLAELSTCKGEVRRGAMRFNGSGAFFVNGFRDRLEHILEANGAYFDGTKKKGHAQKGQNISFNIIQPYPEGPRKGLYPTIDIWP is encoded by the coding sequence ATGAATGCCTTGGACCGACTTGTAAATCGAATCATCGACCGGGTGAACGTAAATCTGAGGGAACCCGGTTTTGACGTAGGACCGTATGTTCGAGGGGTGATCCCGTGGGCCAAGGTCTCCCGGTTCTATGCCTTTTACGGGTTGACGTTTCACCACCCGATCCATTTTCATTTCGAGCATTCGAGCATTGCCGGAAGCTATTTTCTCGGCAAATGCATTGTGGATCACTCGGTGTTGTACAAGAGCGACATCCGAGGCGACGAACTCAAGGCGCGCGGAGACGTTTTTAAACATTCCGGCCTGGAAATCCCGCTCCATGATGATGAAGTGATCCGCATCAAAGACAGCTACCTGGTCAAGAACCTGGTGCACAACCATTCCCATGACCCGGAATGCCCTGAAGAATTTCTGATCCAGAATATTGTCTCCCTCCACTATGCCAATATCCACGGGTCCCCTGTGGAAGGGAGCTTCCTCGGACCCTTCAGCACGGTGGATCTCACCACCCTTCACGACTGCGTCATCGGGACCTTCGCCTATGTACAGGCAGGAGAACTGGCCCATCAATTCATTCCGGACGGTCGAATATGGATCCGGTATGGTGATGACTTTGATTTCACCTATCAATTCCCGGAAGATGTCTTGCAGCGCTATGTCCGCCTGAAGCCGGGAGAGCCCCCGAAGGGCGTCTTCATGGATTTTGTGGAGAAGAGAAAACAGGATTTTGAACAGGTCTTTGAACTGGTGAGATGTAAACCCGCCATTGCGGTGCCCCGGGGTGCGGCCCTGAGCCGGTATGCCGTGGTGAAGGGCCAGACCCGGATCAGCGAAAACGTCCTGGTCGCCCAAAGGGCCTATCTCGAAGATGCATGGCTCGGGGTGGGATCCAATGCTCAGGAAAACTGCTATATCATCCGGTCCATCCTTGAGGGGAAGAACATCACCGCCCATGGAGGGAAGATAATCAATGCACAGTTGGGAGAAGGCGTCTTTGTGGGCTTTAACGCCTTCCTCCACGGGACCCCGGAATGCAGTCTGGGCATCGGCAAGGGGAGCATTGTCATGCCCCATACCATAATAGACCTCAAAGAACCGCTGGAAATACCTCCTGACCACCTGATATGGGGGTATATCCAGGATGCAAAAGACCTGGCCGGGCACAGCATCCCCCTGGCGGAGCTGTCAACGTGCAAAGGAGAAGTCCGGCGGGGGGCCATGAGGTTTAACGGAAGCGGTGCCTTCTTTGTGAACGGCTTTCGGGATCGTTTGGAGCATATTCTGGAGGCCAACGGGGCCT
- a CDS encoding S1 RNA-binding domain-containing protein, producing the protein MEDNELDTRAEEEMPDPTEVDEEEDFSALFEESLKKVKKRVQTDSQVSGTVVSIGEEWAFVDIGGKSEGVIATQELLGENGEPTVSVGDPISAYVVSTRDGETVLSVKMTAAASSESLEGAYRSGLPVEGVVASERKGGYQVRVFGKEAFCPYSQMDLRGVSDPEGYVGKKLVFRIAEYENGGRNIVLSRRQILEEERQKMVDQLRQSLHVGDLIPAFVTKLAPYGAFADIGGIEGLIPMSELAWHRVASASDILTPGDTVSVKVLDLDWKGGRISLSLKATQEDPWITVEERYTEGAIMTGQVMRLAQFGAFVQLEPGIEGLLHISGLGLGRRVAHPREVVSEGEELQVRIVSVDAAARRIGLELNFPSADDKEGTQEDLQPGAVLEGTVDAIKPYGAFILLPGGKTGLLHISEMAGDTTGDLRRKYPQGSSVTVQVLNVDPGAGKISLSTKGLKEAEETRAFKAYQGEKGGSGSFGTLAAVFKKANRKERSFQK; encoded by the coding sequence ATGGAAGACAACGAACTGGATACACGTGCGGAAGAAGAGATGCCCGACCCAACAGAAGTGGATGAAGAAGAAGACTTTTCCGCGCTCTTTGAGGAAAGTCTGAAAAAGGTTAAAAAGCGGGTCCAGACCGACAGCCAGGTGTCGGGAACCGTGGTGAGCATCGGCGAGGAATGGGCCTTTGTGGATATCGGAGGGAAGAGCGAAGGGGTGATCGCGACCCAGGAGCTGCTGGGCGAAAACGGGGAGCCCACGGTTTCGGTCGGAGATCCCATCTCTGCCTATGTGGTAAGCACCCGGGACGGGGAGACCGTCTTGAGCGTCAAGATGACCGCCGCGGCCTCCAGTGAATCCCTGGAAGGGGCCTACAGGAGCGGGCTGCCCGTAGAGGGGGTGGTGGCCTCCGAGCGCAAGGGCGGGTATCAGGTAAGGGTCTTTGGCAAAGAGGCCTTCTGTCCCTATTCTCAGATGGACCTGCGGGGGGTTTCGGATCCCGAGGGATATGTGGGGAAGAAACTGGTGTTTCGGATCGCCGAGTATGAAAACGGGGGCCGTAATATTGTTTTGTCCAGAAGACAGATCCTGGAAGAGGAGCGGCAGAAGATGGTTGACCAACTCCGTCAATCCCTCCATGTGGGGGACCTGATCCCGGCCTTTGTCACAAAGCTGGCCCCCTACGGCGCCTTCGCAGACATCGGCGGCATAGAAGGTCTCATCCCGATGTCCGAATTGGCCTGGCACCGGGTGGCCTCGGCCTCGGATATCCTGACCCCCGGAGACACGGTCAGCGTGAAGGTCCTGGATCTGGACTGGAAGGGAGGACGGATCAGCCTCAGCCTCAAGGCCACGCAGGAGGATCCCTGGATCACTGTTGAAGAGCGCTACACCGAAGGTGCGATTATGACCGGACAGGTGATGCGGCTGGCCCAGTTCGGGGCCTTTGTGCAGCTTGAGCCGGGGATTGAAGGGTTGCTCCATATCTCCGGCCTGGGTCTCGGGAGAAGGGTGGCCCATCCGAGGGAGGTGGTCTCGGAGGGAGAAGAACTCCAGGTCAGAATCGTCTCGGTGGACGCGGCCGCACGGCGAATCGGTCTGGAATTGAATTTTCCATCTGCTGATGACAAGGAGGGGACGCAGGAGGACCTGCAGCCGGGGGCCGTTCTGGAAGGGACCGTGGATGCCATCAAGCCCTATGGGGCCTTTATCCTCCTTCCCGGCGGGAAAACAGGCCTGCTTCATATTTCCGAAATGGCGGGGGACACCACCGGGGACCTGCGGCGAAAATATCCGCAGGGATCTTCGGTCACGGTCCAGGTGCTCAACGTGGACCCGGGGGCCGGGAAGATCTCCCTCAGCACAAAGGGCCTCAAAGAGGCGGAAGAGACCCGTGCCTTCAAGGCCTACCAGGGCGAAAAGGGGGGCTCCGGATCATTCGGGACCCTGGCCGCGGTTTTCAAGAAGGCGAACCGAAAAGAGAGATCCTTCCAAAAGTAG
- a CDS encoding DUF4136 domain-containing protein has product MLRKLLLMVGVCVLILSGCSTVRVSQDYRSGRDFSELRTYRWQHQGDEKKVRTTSDDPLVSERIRNAVDRILSSKGFREETIDPDILVDYRYTVRQVIESDDYGPQVGVGTWGWRSGVFGGIGIGSGGYVRTSQEGVLLIDFIDPQSGALLWRGKGTHYVEEHWGPETKTEKINELTEKTLAQFPPVKNP; this is encoded by the coding sequence ATGCTGAGAAAACTTTTGCTCATGGTCGGGGTTTGTGTGCTCATCCTGTCCGGGTGTTCGACGGTTCGGGTCAGCCAGGATTACCGGTCGGGGAGAGATTTTTCAGAGCTGAGGACCTATCGTTGGCAGCATCAGGGGGATGAGAAAAAGGTCCGCACGACATCGGATGATCCGCTGGTATCCGAGCGCATCCGAAATGCGGTGGATCGAATCCTCTCCTCCAAAGGATTCCGTGAGGAGACCATTGATCCGGACATCTTGGTTGATTATCGATATACTGTCCGCCAGGTCATCGAGTCCGACGATTATGGGCCGCAGGTGGGCGTGGGGACATGGGGCTGGAGAAGCGGCGTTTTCGGCGGAATCGGCATCGGCTCCGGAGGTTATGTCCGCACCAGTCAAGAGGGCGTGTTGTTGATCGATTTTATCGATCCGCAAAGCGGCGCGCTCCTGTGGCGGGGCAAAGGAACCCATTATGTGGAGGAGCATTGGGGTCCGGAAACAAAAACCGAGAAAATCAATGAATTGACCGAGAAGACGCTCGCTCAGTTTCCACCGGTAAAGAATCCCTGA
- a CDS encoding long-chain fatty acid--CoA ligase, producing MEKPWYRVWPKVYPRTLQYYEGNIVDFLDATATRFPERPALIFMEKAMSFGDLCDQSRRLAAALAHMGVKKGDRVALFMPNCPQFAVAYYGVLRLGAVLTMCSPLNSEAELKHQLTDSGAETLITLRLNILMDKLTAVKAGTGLKRVIVSGIEDVIPLIKKYGFLLLKRKDIAPFIADPAAGTYSFKHLLARYPPDPPQVPIHAREDVAVLAYTGGTTGFPKGAMITHYNTIVNVSQVTNWNAPLFGDKVVENLRPDNCNPQGRHRMSITVVPWFHAMGTIAYLNYPIFVGTTNYVLPRFDVQEYFRVLKKYPIDALGGAPPIYTALLNHKDFPEYAASFKKVRIAASGAGPLPLEYLNRMKELIGGVFVEGYGMTECTMAICINPAAREGVRKAGSVGIPLFDSEIKIADLMDDTRNVPIGEEGEILQRGPQVMKGYWNKPEETAGILKGGWLHSGDIGRMDEDGYLYIVDRIKDMIKYKGYNVFPRNLEELLYQHPKIKEAAVIGIPDPAVTEYPRAYVVLKGGETAGAEEILNYVNPKVAGYEKIREVVFRRELPVSLAGKVLKRELRREALAEKKTG from the coding sequence ATGGAAAAACCATGGTACAGGGTGTGGCCCAAGGTCTATCCCCGGACACTTCAGTATTATGAAGGAAACATCGTGGACTTTCTGGATGCCACTGCCACGCGTTTTCCTGAACGGCCGGCGCTGATCTTCATGGAAAAGGCCATGAGCTTCGGGGACCTTTGCGATCAGTCCAGGCGCCTGGCCGCGGCCCTGGCCCATATGGGGGTGAAAAAGGGAGACAGGGTGGCCCTCTTCATGCCCAACTGTCCTCAGTTTGCGGTCGCCTATTACGGGGTCCTGAGACTGGGGGCCGTTTTGACCATGTGCTCGCCCTTGAACAGCGAGGCCGAGCTCAAGCATCAGTTAACCGATTCCGGAGCCGAGACCCTGATCACCCTCAGGCTCAACATCCTGATGGACAAACTGACGGCGGTGAAGGCCGGGACCGGCCTGAAGAGGGTCATTGTCTCAGGCATAGAAGACGTCATTCCATTGATCAAAAAATACGGCTTCCTCCTGTTGAAAAGAAAGGATATCGCCCCCTTCATTGCGGACCCTGCCGCCGGCACCTATTCGTTTAAGCATCTTCTCGCCCGGTACCCGCCGGATCCCCCCCAGGTCCCTATCCATGCACGGGAAGACGTCGCTGTTCTGGCCTATACCGGAGGAACCACCGGATTTCCCAAGGGGGCCATGATCACCCATTACAATACCATCGTCAACGTGAGTCAGGTGACCAACTGGAATGCACCCCTGTTCGGGGATAAGGTGGTGGAGAATCTGCGACCGGACAACTGCAATCCTCAAGGGCGTCATCGTATGAGCATCACGGTGGTCCCCTGGTTTCATGCCATGGGCACCATCGCCTATCTGAATTACCCCATCTTTGTGGGGACCACCAACTATGTGCTTCCGCGATTCGATGTTCAGGAGTACTTTCGGGTGCTCAAAAAGTACCCGATCGATGCACTGGGCGGGGCCCCACCCATATACACGGCCTTGCTGAACCATAAGGACTTCCCCGAATATGCCGCCAGTTTCAAGAAGGTCCGGATTGCGGCCAGCGGCGCAGGTCCCCTGCCGTTGGAGTATCTGAACCGGATGAAGGAACTCATCGGAGGCGTTTTTGTGGAAGGCTACGGCATGACCGAATGCACCATGGCCATATGCATCAACCCTGCGGCCCGTGAAGGGGTCAGAAAGGCCGGGTCCGTGGGCATTCCGCTTTTCGATTCAGAGATAAAGATCGCGGATCTTATGGATGATACGCGGAACGTGCCCATCGGAGAGGAGGGTGAGATCCTCCAAAGGGGACCCCAGGTCATGAAAGGCTATTGGAATAAGCCTGAAGAGACGGCAGGCATACTTAAAGGCGGATGGCTGCACTCGGGGGACATCGGCCGGATGGATGAAGACGGTTACCTCTATATCGTCGACCGCATCAAGGATATGATCAAATATAAGGGGTATAATGTCTTTCCCAGAAATCTGGAAGAACTCCTTTACCAGCATCCCAAAATCAAGGAGGCAGCGGTCATCGGGATCCCGGATCCGGCCGTAACCGAGTATCCCAGGGCCTATGTGGTGCTCAAGGGCGGTGAGACCGCCGGCGCAGAGGAAATTCTCAACTATGTAAACCCCAAGGTGGCGGGCTACGAGAAGATACGGGAGGTGGTCTTCCGCAGGGAACTCCCCGTGAGCCTGGCCGGAAAAGTACTGAAGAGAGAATTGCGGAGGGAGGCGCTGGCAGAGAAAAAAACCGGATGA
- a CDS encoding mandelate racemase/muconate lactonizing enzyme family protein, whose protein sequence is MKISLIELYHVSVPLAATFWPTWIPGYPQTHNRFTLIRLVTDTGIEGWSAGSAMGKERQGLGDLLGGYLMGADPTDIERVQDLLKQAGFLGWRNFWIEPACWDIAAKAAGKPVYELLGGRARPIQVYCSTGEMRPPARRIESLHEMRARGFKCAKLRVKGRTLKEDVDNISAIRRGIGDDMVLGVDANQGWLVSIVDRVPAWDLKRAVEFAAACADNGIEWLEEPLDSRDYDGNAALKQAASVKIAGAELNYGWDEIKIMFEKDCFDIYQPDATFAGGIAQVQKVIERCHALGRLYTPHTWTNGIGFYINWNMVLSDPDNALPLEYPLEEPSWIPQYREGVIAPILPDAHGMLHPFSRPGLGFDIDQGLLKKYGRRFFKLTEMRLKLKVIREKGLKEALALKKRKETGA, encoded by the coding sequence TTGAAAATCTCCCTGATCGAACTCTACCATGTGAGCGTGCCCCTGGCGGCCACCTTCTGGCCCACCTGGATCCCGGGCTATCCCCAGACCCACAACCGGTTTACCCTGATCCGCCTGGTCACCGACACCGGCATCGAGGGATGGTCGGCCGGATCGGCCATGGGAAAGGAACGCCAGGGGCTGGGTGACCTCCTGGGCGGCTACCTCATGGGGGCCGATCCGACGGATATCGAGCGGGTCCAGGATCTCCTCAAGCAGGCGGGCTTTCTCGGGTGGCGCAACTTCTGGATCGAGCCGGCCTGCTGGGACATCGCGGCCAAGGCGGCGGGAAAGCCGGTCTATGAATTGCTCGGGGGCCGGGCGCGACCCATCCAGGTGTACTGCAGTACCGGAGAGATGCGCCCTCCTGCCCGGCGAATCGAATCACTTCACGAAATGCGCGCCCGCGGCTTCAAATGCGCCAAACTGCGGGTCAAGGGCCGGACCCTGAAGGAAGATGTGGACAACATCTCCGCCATCCGACGGGGTATCGGCGACGACATGGTTCTGGGGGTGGATGCCAACCAGGGGTGGCTGGTGTCCATCGTGGATCGTGTTCCGGCCTGGGACCTGAAGCGGGCCGTTGAGTTTGCCGCTGCCTGCGCGGACAACGGGATCGAATGGCTGGAAGAGCCGCTGGACAGCCGCGATTACGACGGCAACGCCGCGCTCAAACAGGCCGCTTCCGTCAAGATCGCCGGGGCAGAACTCAATTACGGCTGGGACGAAATCAAGATCATGTTCGAGAAGGACTGCTTCGACATCTATCAGCCCGACGCCACCTTTGCCGGCGGCATTGCCCAGGTGCAAAAAGTGATCGAGCGCTGCCACGCCCTCGGGCGTCTCTACACCCCCCACACCTGGACCAACGGCATCGGCTTTTACATCAACTGGAACATGGTCCTCTCCGACCCGGACAACGCCCTCCCCCTGGAATATCCCCTGGAGGAGCCCTCCTGGATTCCGCAGTACCGCGAGGGCGTCATCGCGCCCATATTGCCGGATGCCCACGGGATGCTGCACCCCTTTAGCCGGCCCGGGCTGGGGTTTGACATCGACCAGGGGCTGCTCAAAAAATACGGCCGGCGCTTTTTCAAACTCACCGAGATGCGGCTCAAGCTTAAGGTGATCCGGGAAAAAGGATTGAAAGAAGCCCTGGCCCTCAAAAAACGGAAAGAGACCGGGGCCTGA
- a CDS encoding alpha/beta hydrolase produces the protein MTVLLSSDLKETLDDNQIVTGNDLRECLVSASQTIETEYGPVEYAVRGEGPMVLVAHGGPGGYDQALVLGELFRKNGYKVIAPSRPGYLGTPMRFGKTAEEQGDFMAALLDAMHVAEIIMVGASGGGPASYQLAQRHPERVKALMVIDGISMNYSKGDDINKVEEWMYLSRPGQWLMGYFFKHFPSLVVKSFLQTESTLEKHDLGKRVKEIVGDANKFALIDAMFKTMSYRFDERKAGAENDIALGSAINKLPLDKIGSATLIIHGDADNDVPPRDAEYAHDAIAGAQLLWIHKASHIGFWVAEDAYKVQKYALDWLWEL, from the coding sequence ATGACTGTTCTTTTATCCAGTGATCTCAAAGAGACCTTGGACGACAATCAGATTGTCACAGGAAATGACTTGAGGGAGTGTTTGGTCAGTGCATCGCAGACCATTGAGACGGAATACGGTCCAGTGGAATACGCCGTGCGGGGGGAAGGGCCGATGGTTTTGGTTGCCCATGGCGGACCCGGGGGCTACGATCAGGCGCTGGTCCTGGGCGAGTTGTTTCGCAAAAACGGTTACAAGGTTATTGCGCCGTCACGGCCGGGATATCTTGGCACGCCCATGCGGTTTGGAAAGACAGCCGAAGAGCAGGGAGATTTCATGGCCGCGCTTCTTGACGCGATGCATGTCGCCGAGATTATCATGGTCGGTGCGTCCGGCGGCGGTCCGGCAAGCTACCAGCTAGCCCAGCGTCACCCGGAAAGGGTGAAGGCATTGATGGTCATCGACGGCATCAGCATGAATTACAGCAAGGGTGACGATATCAACAAGGTTGAGGAGTGGATGTATCTCAGCAGGCCGGGACAGTGGTTGATGGGTTACTTTTTCAAGCACTTTCCCTCATTGGTCGTGAAAAGCTTTTTGCAGACTGAAAGCACCCTGGAGAAACATGATCTTGGAAAACGCGTTAAGGAGATAGTGGGCGATGCGAATAAATTTGCCTTGATTGATGCCATGTTCAAAACCATGAGTTACCGGTTTGATGAACGAAAAGCGGGTGCGGAAAACGATATCGCCCTGGGTTCGGCCATTAACAAGCTGCCGCTTGATAAGATCGGCTCCGCCACATTGATCATCCACGGGGACGCGGACAACGACGTGCCCCCGCGTGATGCCGAGTATGCCCATGATGCCATTGCCGGCGCGCAATTATTGTGGATCCACAAGGCATCACATATCGGCTTCTGGGTGGCTGAAGACGCCTACAAAGTGCAGAAGTATGCACTTGACTGGTTATGGGAGTTATAG
- a CDS encoding putative molybdenum carrier protein, with translation MVSKIISGGQTGADRAALDAAIDLDIPHGGWVPSGRKAEDGKVPEKYQVQEMETENYSERTEQNIIDSDGTLILSHGQLMGNSALTARLAEKHGRPCLHIDLNKTNAFKAAQDINRWIQESGLKILNVAGPRASEDPEIYDDAYKVLKTAYHLSFVETGMRRMDLPKTVDEAVDRIISELTMKDKARIARMGPEEASALPISLGDYIWKRLGLRDGNDELIESCRLVADVDDLRKESAIDVIADALWNRLRQTHSLRPVK, from the coding sequence CATTCCTCACGGCGGATGGGTCCCCTCGGGGCGAAAGGCCGAAGACGGTAAGGTGCCCGAGAAATATCAGGTCCAGGAGATGGAGACAGAGAACTACTCGGAGCGCACCGAGCAGAACATCATTGATTCGGATGGCACCTTGATCCTGTCTCACGGCCAATTGATGGGCAACTCGGCATTGACCGCAAGACTGGCCGAGAAACATGGCCGGCCGTGCCTTCACATCGATTTAAATAAGACCAATGCCTTCAAGGCGGCCCAGGACATCAATAGATGGATCCAGGAAAGCGGCCTGAAAATCCTCAACGTGGCCGGCCCGAGGGCCAGCGAGGACCCCGAGATTTATGATGACGCCTACAAGGTCCTCAAGACCGCTTACCACCTGTCATTTGTAGAAACCGGCATGCGCAGGATGGATCTGCCCAAGACGGTCGATGAGGCCGTGGACCGCATTATTTCGGAGTTGACCATGAAAGACAAGGCCAGGATCGCCAGGATGGGGCCGGAAGAGGCAAGCGCCTTGCCGATCAGCTTGGGGGACTATATTTGGAAGAGGCTCGGTCTAAGGGACGGCAATGATGAATTAATAGAATCCTGCCGTCTGGTCGCAGATGTGGATGACCTCCGGAAGGAAAGTGCAATAGACGTGATCGCTGATGCACTCTGGAATAGGCTGAGACAGACGCACAGCCTAAGACCGGTCAAATGA